Proteins encoded by one window of Thunnus thynnus chromosome 3, fThuThy2.1, whole genome shotgun sequence:
- the palm3 gene encoding paralemmin-3 isoform X3 → MEGAPLSPTSLDAQSPRSPLWGSQAQEIEKRIDKLQAESQQLAEEEEKLKEQMEDGQTESVKVAEAGVEIVQDAVLQNGENNATGLKTTEEEVKTNQTPLLEEAAAVLTNGRGDTEANINHDTAEQITQSATNGPLGESESVISMKLEPVLSQAVSEAELGQVPNFIDIHEEEEGTLVMRAERVIITDEGDDVPEDLTPQEDQQKTMQPEETPLPNAEAATEGGEAVEEVIKTEADPETFTESEKGPSPEAQPTTGDADVENGGGETKAEAEDNQLEVPASVQLQSPANALEGTTVALVPVYSEAQPCILTPEQGAKAEATTTLEGAEAALVQDPVQDPATMPGQFQEVPLADPQEMQRTEPEPGEQEPLLSQAKAPNTQAEPAAASTETHSPTRANQGEENEAPKRKTCQCCSVM, encoded by the exons ATGGAAGGAGCTCCTTTGTCCCCAACCTCCCTGGACGCCCAGAGCCCTCGCTCCCCTCTGTGGGGCTCCCAGGCCCAGGAGATCGAAAAGCGCATTGACAA GTTGCAGGCAGAGAGTCAGCAGctggcagaggaggaagagaagctgAAGGAGCAGATGGAGGATGGCCAAACG GAGTCAGTGAAAGTGGCAGAGGCCGGAGTAG AAATAGTCCAAGATGCTGTTTTGCAGAATGGAGAAAACAATGCAACAGGATTAA AAACAACTGAAGAAGAAGTAAAGACAAACCAAACCCCACTACTTGAAGAGGCAGCAGCTGTGCTGACCAATGGCagaggagacacagaggcaAACATAAATCATGATACTGCAGAGCAGATAACTCAGTCCGCCACCAACGGGCCACTTGGAGAAAGTGAGAGTGTCATTAGCATGAAGTTGGAACCTGTGTTGAGCCAGGCTGTCTCTGAAGCAGAACTTGGTCAGGTTCCAAATTTCATTGACATTCACGAGGAGGAAGAAGGGACACTGGTAATGAGAGCAGAACGTGTGATCATCACAGATGAAGGGGATGATGTACCTGAGGATCTTACACCCCAGGAAGATCAGCAGAAGACTATGCAGCCAGAGGAAACCCCTCTTCCAAATGCAGAAGCAGCcacagagggaggggaggcTGTGGAGGAGGTGataaaaacagaagcagatcCAGAAACTTTCACAGAATCAGAAAAGGGACCCTCTCCAGAGGCACAACCAACAACTGGAGATGCAGACGTGGAGAACGGAGGTGGTGAGACAAAAGCTGAAGCAGAGGACAACCAATTAGAAGTTCCAGCCTCTGTGCAGCTGCAGTCCCCAGCCAATGCTCTAGAGGGCACTACAGTGGCTTTGGTGCCAGTCTATTCTGAGGCGCAACCCTGCATTCTCACCCCGGAGCAAGGGGCAAAGGCTGAAGCTACAACAACACTGGAGGGAGCTGAGGCAGCTTTAGTCCAAGACCCTGTCCAAGACCCTGCAACCATGCCTGGTCAGTTCCAGGAGGTTCCCCTGGCTGATCCCCAGGAGATGCAGAGGACAGAGCCAGAGCCGGGGGAGCAGGAACCCCTTCTGTCCCAGGCCAAAGCCCCCAACACTCAGGCAGAGCCGGCAGCAgccagcacagagacacacagccCAACCAGGGCTAACCAGGGAGAGGAGAATGAAGCACCCAAACGCAAAACCTGCCAGTGCTGCTCTGTCATGTAA
- the palm3 gene encoding paralemmin-3 isoform X1: MDEAEKYKQRLEAIAEKRRLQEEQDKARREMEDEKLRLQQLKRKSLRDQWLMEGAPLSPTSLDAQSPRSPLWGSQAQEIEKRIDKLQAESQQLAEEEEKLKEQMEDGQTESVKVAEAGVEIVQDAVLQNGENNATGLKTTEEEVKTNQTPLLEEAAAVLTNGRGDTEANINHDTAEQITQSATNGPLGESESVISMKLEPVLSQAVSEAELGQVPNFIDIHEEEEGTLVMRAERVIITDEGDDVPEDLTPQEDQQKTMQPEETPLPNAEAATEGGEAVEEVIKTEADPETFTESEKGPSPEAQPTTGDADVENGGGETKAEAEDNQLEVPASVQLQSPANALEGTTVALVPVYSEAQPCILTPEQGAKAEATTTLEGAEAALVQDPVQDPATMPGQFQEVPLADPQEMQRTEPEPGEQEPLLSQAKAPNTQAEPAAASTETHSPTRANQGEENEAPKRKTCQCCSVM, encoded by the exons ATGGATGAGGCGGAGAAGTACAAACAGCGACTGGAGGCCATTGCT GAGAAGCGTCGGCTGCAGGAGGAACAGGACAAAGCcagaagagagatggaggatgAGAAACTGAGACTACAACAGCTCAAG agAAAGTCTCTGAGGGACCAGTGGTTAATGGAAGGAGCTCCTTTGTCCCCAACCTCCCTGGACGCCCAGAGCCCTCGCTCCCCTCTGTGGGGCTCCCAGGCCCAGGAGATCGAAAAGCGCATTGACAA GTTGCAGGCAGAGAGTCAGCAGctggcagaggaggaagagaagctgAAGGAGCAGATGGAGGATGGCCAAACG GAGTCAGTGAAAGTGGCAGAGGCCGGAGTAG AAATAGTCCAAGATGCTGTTTTGCAGAATGGAGAAAACAATGCAACAGGATTAA AAACAACTGAAGAAGAAGTAAAGACAAACCAAACCCCACTACTTGAAGAGGCAGCAGCTGTGCTGACCAATGGCagaggagacacagaggcaAACATAAATCATGATACTGCAGAGCAGATAACTCAGTCCGCCACCAACGGGCCACTTGGAGAAAGTGAGAGTGTCATTAGCATGAAGTTGGAACCTGTGTTGAGCCAGGCTGTCTCTGAAGCAGAACTTGGTCAGGTTCCAAATTTCATTGACATTCACGAGGAGGAAGAAGGGACACTGGTAATGAGAGCAGAACGTGTGATCATCACAGATGAAGGGGATGATGTACCTGAGGATCTTACACCCCAGGAAGATCAGCAGAAGACTATGCAGCCAGAGGAAACCCCTCTTCCAAATGCAGAAGCAGCcacagagggaggggaggcTGTGGAGGAGGTGataaaaacagaagcagatcCAGAAACTTTCACAGAATCAGAAAAGGGACCCTCTCCAGAGGCACAACCAACAACTGGAGATGCAGACGTGGAGAACGGAGGTGGTGAGACAAAAGCTGAAGCAGAGGACAACCAATTAGAAGTTCCAGCCTCTGTGCAGCTGCAGTCCCCAGCCAATGCTCTAGAGGGCACTACAGTGGCTTTGGTGCCAGTCTATTCTGAGGCGCAACCCTGCATTCTCACCCCGGAGCAAGGGGCAAAGGCTGAAGCTACAACAACACTGGAGGGAGCTGAGGCAGCTTTAGTCCAAGACCCTGTCCAAGACCCTGCAACCATGCCTGGTCAGTTCCAGGAGGTTCCCCTGGCTGATCCCCAGGAGATGCAGAGGACAGAGCCAGAGCCGGGGGAGCAGGAACCCCTTCTGTCCCAGGCCAAAGCCCCCAACACTCAGGCAGAGCCGGCAGCAgccagcacagagacacacagccCAACCAGGGCTAACCAGGGAGAGGAGAATGAAGCACCCAAACGCAAAACCTGCCAGTGCTGCTCTGTCATGTAA
- the palm3 gene encoding paralemmin-3 isoform X2 — protein sequence MDEAEKYKQRLEAIAEKRRLQEEQDKARREMEDEKLRLQQLKRKSLRDQWLMEGAPLSPTSLDAQSPRSPLWGSQAQEIEKRIDKLQAESQQLAEEEEKLKEQMEDGQTESVKVAEAGVETTEEEVKTNQTPLLEEAAAVLTNGRGDTEANINHDTAEQITQSATNGPLGESESVISMKLEPVLSQAVSEAELGQVPNFIDIHEEEEGTLVMRAERVIITDEGDDVPEDLTPQEDQQKTMQPEETPLPNAEAATEGGEAVEEVIKTEADPETFTESEKGPSPEAQPTTGDADVENGGGETKAEAEDNQLEVPASVQLQSPANALEGTTVALVPVYSEAQPCILTPEQGAKAEATTTLEGAEAALVQDPVQDPATMPGQFQEVPLADPQEMQRTEPEPGEQEPLLSQAKAPNTQAEPAAASTETHSPTRANQGEENEAPKRKTCQCCSVM from the exons ATGGATGAGGCGGAGAAGTACAAACAGCGACTGGAGGCCATTGCT GAGAAGCGTCGGCTGCAGGAGGAACAGGACAAAGCcagaagagagatggaggatgAGAAACTGAGACTACAACAGCTCAAG agAAAGTCTCTGAGGGACCAGTGGTTAATGGAAGGAGCTCCTTTGTCCCCAACCTCCCTGGACGCCCAGAGCCCTCGCTCCCCTCTGTGGGGCTCCCAGGCCCAGGAGATCGAAAAGCGCATTGACAA GTTGCAGGCAGAGAGTCAGCAGctggcagaggaggaagagaagctgAAGGAGCAGATGGAGGATGGCCAAACG GAGTCAGTGAAAGTGGCAGAGGCCGGAGTAG AAACAACTGAAGAAGAAGTAAAGACAAACCAAACCCCACTACTTGAAGAGGCAGCAGCTGTGCTGACCAATGGCagaggagacacagaggcaAACATAAATCATGATACTGCAGAGCAGATAACTCAGTCCGCCACCAACGGGCCACTTGGAGAAAGTGAGAGTGTCATTAGCATGAAGTTGGAACCTGTGTTGAGCCAGGCTGTCTCTGAAGCAGAACTTGGTCAGGTTCCAAATTTCATTGACATTCACGAGGAGGAAGAAGGGACACTGGTAATGAGAGCAGAACGTGTGATCATCACAGATGAAGGGGATGATGTACCTGAGGATCTTACACCCCAGGAAGATCAGCAGAAGACTATGCAGCCAGAGGAAACCCCTCTTCCAAATGCAGAAGCAGCcacagagggaggggaggcTGTGGAGGAGGTGataaaaacagaagcagatcCAGAAACTTTCACAGAATCAGAAAAGGGACCCTCTCCAGAGGCACAACCAACAACTGGAGATGCAGACGTGGAGAACGGAGGTGGTGAGACAAAAGCTGAAGCAGAGGACAACCAATTAGAAGTTCCAGCCTCTGTGCAGCTGCAGTCCCCAGCCAATGCTCTAGAGGGCACTACAGTGGCTTTGGTGCCAGTCTATTCTGAGGCGCAACCCTGCATTCTCACCCCGGAGCAAGGGGCAAAGGCTGAAGCTACAACAACACTGGAGGGAGCTGAGGCAGCTTTAGTCCAAGACCCTGTCCAAGACCCTGCAACCATGCCTGGTCAGTTCCAGGAGGTTCCCCTGGCTGATCCCCAGGAGATGCAGAGGACAGAGCCAGAGCCGGGGGAGCAGGAACCCCTTCTGTCCCAGGCCAAAGCCCCCAACACTCAGGCAGAGCCGGCAGCAgccagcacagagacacacagccCAACCAGGGCTAACCAGGGAGAGGAGAATGAAGCACCCAAACGCAAAACCTGCCAGTGCTGCTCTGTCATGTAA